One window from the genome of Magnolia sinica isolate HGM2019 chromosome 4, MsV1, whole genome shotgun sequence encodes:
- the LOC131243030 gene encoding zinc finger CCCH domain-containing protein 32 — translation MESISQDPSNLNLTPEEEAVKRNTDCVYFLASPLTCKKGNECEYRHSEAARMNPRDCWYWLNGNCLNPKCSFRHPRLEGLLGTPGAIAGSSLPPSQTTTSAQIPAAPAYNSNKQTVPCIYFQKGLCLKGDRCPFMHGSQPVGNSAPQQMPNLATTVAEPPQVLKKATTSLEKSTSQQKIPRVNIIKPIEVLPAARPVAQAEIMLNNGIAVARNMPPIPLYEELPRPKPCSIPIISGNAVSRPLSHQIQPLDEPFQNGTEAGEFLGESSPGFDVLVDDELVDSDYYRPEDEYGRTAGTTRRRLTSAEQDSLAKFDREPYNDFRDYDRHGRVQDRFGWEHSRASPERVFERPSMERRGLPREESPDRIDRSDLRHRLSKQRRVDGRSAASPDRHGGFYRRDDRRVEEQRYGGRSRRDQQHFPLDASISSRLQGRIILPGRSSPDKPNDSRSDKEMERGRNRGRSSPGRPISYQGRHHDRTRRTLEDIAAEARNFRGHPIRRDENDTLDFSGPKSLAELKGAKASDSSKDRLTNNTDVTAFKTQVVGEQKKMKSGKMGHQESDGSLSFEGPKPLSMILKRKRGAETGSGKVSSDGDNSSQSDRADPVGSLATAVTEASAARAVEFQKEDHAHSSYEEPRVTAGTVGTVEGEDGDDEGLIIAEGGELVHEGQSSAQKEEMLEMDDGMMIETVEEDQEPETSDQRDEEFDYEANEGGDENPDLEDEYLDDDDGDDFSRRIGAMLS, via the exons ATGGAATCCATCTCTCAAGATCCAAGCAACCTCAATCTAACGCCAGAGGAAGAAGCCGTCAAGCGCAACACCGACTGCGTCTATTTCCTCGCCTCGCCTTTGACCTGCAAGAAG GGAAATGAGTGCGAATATCGCCACAGTGAAGCTGCTAGGATGAACCCCAGGGACTGCTGGTACTGGTTAAATGGTAACTGCTTGAATCCGAAATGTTCGTTCCGGCATCCG cGACTTGAGGGCTTGTTGGGAACTCCGGGGGCAATTGCCGGATCATCTCTTCCACCCTCGCAAACCACAACATCTGCACAAATACCAGCAGCACCTGCTTATAATTCAAATAAGCAAACCGTCCCTTGCATTTATTTTCAGAAAGGGCTTTGTCTAAAGGGTGACAGGTGCCCTTTTATGCATGGATCACAGCCTGTTGGTAATTCAGCTCCACAGCAGATGCCAAATCTTGCTACTACTGTTGCTGAACCGCCCCAGGTTCTCAAAAAGGCTACCACCTCCCTTGAAAAGTCCACCTCTCAGCAGAAAATTCCACGGGTAAATATCATAAAGCCAATTGAAGTGTTGCCAGCGGCAAGACCTGTTGCCCAAGCTGAAATCATGCTCAACAATGGAATAGCAGTTGCAAGAAATATGCCCCCTATCCCATTGTATGAAGAGCTTCCTCGACCCAAACCCTGCAGTATTCCAATCATCAGTGGAAATGCTGTAAGTAGACCTCTTAGCCATCAGATTCAGCCGCTAGATGAGCCTTTCCAGAATGGTACAGAGGCTGGGGAGTTCTTGGGTGAGTCTTCTCCTGGTTTCGATGTTCTTGTAGATGACGAGCTCGTAGACTCTGACTACTATCGCCCCGAGGATGAATATGGAAGAACAGCGGGTACCACCAGAAGGCGTTTGACCTCTGCTGAACAGGATTCTCTTGCTAAATTTGACAGGGAACCATATAATGATTTTCGGGATTATGACAGGCATGGACGGGTACAAGATCGATTCGGTTGGGAACATAGCAGGGCCTCTCCTGAGAGGGTTTTCGAGAGACCATCTATGGAAAGAAGAGGTTTGCCAAGGGAAGAAAGCCCTGATCGAATTGACAGGTCGGATCTGCGTCATCGGCTATCAAAGCAAAGAAGGGTTGATGGGCGATCGGCTGCTAGTCCCGATCGTCATGGCGGGTTCTATCGAAGGGATGACCGCCGTGTTGAGGAACAAAGATACGGGGGTCGATCCCGCAGAGACCAACAGCATTTTCCACTTGATGCCTCCATAAGCAGCCGTCTACAAGGCAGAATAATACTTCCAGGAAGGTCTTCACCAGATAAACCAAATGATTCACGTTCTGATAAAGAAATGGAAAGGGGTCGAAACCGGGGAAGATCATCACCAGGCAGGCCAATATCTTACCAGGGAAGACACCATGACAGAACCCGACGGACCCTAGAGGACATTGCTGCAGAGGCAAGAAACTTTAGGGGCCATCCGATCAGAAGAGATGAGAATGACACGTTAGATTTCTCCGGTCCAAAAAGCCTTGCAGAACTTAAAGGCGCAAAAGCTTCTGATAGCAGCAAAGACCGATTGACCAATAACACCGATgttactgcatttaagacccaaGTTGTTGGGGAGCAAAAGAAAATGAAGTCGGGGAAAATGGGCCATCAGGAATCTGATGGTTCTCTTTCGTTCGAGGGCCCAAAGCCTCTAAGTATGATTCTGAAGAGGAAGAGAGGAGCCGAGACAGGGAGTGGCAAGGTTTCTAGTGATGGAGACAATAGCAGTCAGAGTGACAGAGCAGACCCAGTAGGTAGCTTAGCAACAGCAGTTACAGAAGCATCAGCTGCGCGTGCAGTAGAGTTTCAGAAAGAAGACCATGCTCACAGCAGCTATGAAGAACCAAGAGTTACAGCTGGCACAGTTGGGACAGTGGAAGGAGAAGACGGGGATGATGAAGGTCTGATCATTGCTGAAGGTGGAGAATTGGTTCATGAAGGTCAATCTTCTGCTCAGAAGGAAGAAATGTTGGAGATGGACGACGGTATGATGATCGAAacggtggaagaagatcaagagccTGAGACTTCTGACCAAAGAGATGAGGAGTTTGATTATGAGGCGAACGAGGGTGGGGATGAAAATCCGGACCTGGAAGATGAATACTTGGACGACGACGATGGTGATGACTTCTCAAGGAGGATTGGGGCCATGTTGTCTTAA